DNA sequence from the Fibrobacter sp. UWB11 genome:
CAAGCGCAAAGCATTCGACTTTCGCACCATTGCACTTGCATTCATGTAATAATACACAAGTCGAAGTACAATAGAGCCAACAACCGTAAGTACCAAAAAAACAACCATACGGATAACATCATCATTTGTCCCCGTACGGATAGTCTCATCAATAAACTGCTTGCTGAGCCATATCATCAAAAGTCCAAACGCAACACGCCCGACACCCACCATTATGCGAATGATGATATTTGCACGGAATCCGCGCAGTTCATGCCACAGCCAAGCAACGTACTTCATTCAACCACGTTTACTTTCTGCCATTCATTAACAATCGATGCCACATCTTTCAAGGCATCGTCTCTTGACACGTCATACTCTTCACAAAGTACATCCGTAAGGCTTTCTACCGTAAAATCACCTTGAGCCTCAGCCTGTTTCCACAACCATGATGCAGTTTCATTCAAACAAAGGAGTCGACCAAAATCAAGAGCGCCAACACCCTCACCCATAATTACTTGTTCACCGCAAACATCGCGCAGCACAAAACCATTCTTAATTTTCATAATTTAACCCTCTTATAAAACCATAGAAAGTAACGTCTAAAAGGTAGTAGAATATACCACAATTTTGCAGCACATTTCCGCCAAAACGTTTCTAATGAGCGTTTTTTGCCCTTAGCACTTACAACATAAACAACTTTTGCACGAACATCATCCCAATTGCAATGTTCCCGCAACGACAAATTGCCATCGCCCATCAAGGTCACGTGATTTCCGTCTATCGCCACAATGCGGTGTATTACATAATTACCAGTTTCAACTTTGGCAAGCACAACACTCCCGCGTTTACAACCTTCTGGACGTTCGAGGATAACTTTTTCAGAGCCACCTATAATAAAAGGCAACATGCTTACACCATTCACCGGAAACGTAACGGCCACGCCGTCGTCAACCAGGCGAATCGCCTCTGAAAGAATAAAATCATCCGAAATCACGCAATCGTCTCACAGCAAAGTTTAGCAGCAGCCTCATCCGGCAAACATTCCAAATGCCAAACAGGAACATGCGAAGCAAGCGAATTTTCTGTACGATGCAGGCCATCAGCAATAGCCCTGTCCCAGCGCTTTCCAGAAATACTAGGCAACAGCGCCGCATATGCCGACACGCCACGTAAACGTTCAATCTTATTATGCGGAGCCTGTTCCAACAAAACGAAGCCGCCTAACGGAGCATCCATATTTTTGTAGCATGGAGTTTTACCACTCCAAGGACTTCCATAAACTTTGGCGCACAAGCCATCTTCGAAAAAGCGAACGACAGGATTATCGTCATTCAACAATTCCGTACCGGCGATATGGCGCAGCCACAATCTTGCATGGGTACTTTTCCCCGTTCCGCTTTTTCCAAGGAACAGATATCCACAATTTTGATAAGTTACCACAGCGGCATGGAACAAAGTCGTTCCAAGATTTGCTGTAGCCAAAGCATACAAGACCATCAATGCGTTGTCAATAGAAAACTTATGGGTTTTTGATTTTTCTTCGGGCAGATAAAGTTTTGCCGACTTGTAGTCTTTTGAGCAAACCAACATTCCCGTTGAAACGCTCCTTAATACAAACTCAAAAGTCGGCAGATTTTCAGCGGTATGACCACAGATAATATCTTGGCCTTCCTCGCTCTGGCGCATTTCTTCCACATACTCAACGTAAGCACCCTGTACAATAGAAAGTGAGAAAACAGCATCACAAGCGTCATCATCATTTACAACGAAAGGTTCATAATTTTGCATCAACGAAAACATATCTTCGTCAGCATCAACAGAAAACTGATGTTCAGCAACCTTGTAATACCTTTTAGCCATAAATTCCCTTTACAGAACACATTTCAAGTATTTATTTCCAATAATAGAAAAAAAGACTAAAATTCAGACTCTATATAAAAAAAGCCGCGAGACATTCCCGCGACTTTTCAAATTGCACACAAGTCATCAGCCAACGACTAGTAGATGAATGGGCATATAGGCTTCCCACCTTCGACGGGAAGCCATGCTTTTCATTAGTAAATGAATGCGCATTGAGGCCTCCCACCTTCGACGGGAGGCCATGCTTTTCATTAGTAAACGAATGCGCATTGAGGCCTCCCACCTTCGACGGGAGGCCATGCTTTTCATTAGTAAATGAAAAGCATCTCTCTATACTTCGGCAGGGGCCAGAGTTCGTCGGGAACGATTTTTTCTAAGCCATCTACTTCCTTGCGGAGAGCGGCAATCGCATCGACAATGCCTTCATGGAGTCCACCAAGAGACTTTTCCATCACATCAATGGCAGCCGTCAAACGAGTCAAGCCTTCGCCGAGCGATTTGGCGTAACCGTCAAGACCCGGGAATCCTTGGTTCAAAGCCATTTCGTTTGTCTTGAGCGCATTGGAATATGCTTCCACGACCTTCGGCAAAATAATATTCTTTGCCATATCGCGAGCAATTTCACCTTCGATATGAATACGCTTGTGGAAGTCTTCGCAATTCACTTCGTAACGGGAAATCATTTCGGCACGGTTCATTACGCCATACTTTTCGAAGAGAGCAATATTTTCTTCCTTCGTCAAAGCCTTGAGCGCTTCCATCGAAGTGCGGATGTTCGGGAGGCCGCGTTTTTCGGCTTCCTTCACCCAATCTTCGGTATAGCCATTTCCGTTGTACAAAATGCGCTTGTGTTCCTTCACGATCTTTTGCAAAATTTTCTGCAAGCCCGTGTGGAAGTTCTTGTCATCAAGCTTTTCAAGCTGATCCGAAATCAAGTCGAAAGCTTCAGCGACGATTGTATTCAGAACAACATTCGGTTCAGAGCAGCTCTGGCTAGAACCTGGTGCACGGAATTCGAACTTGTTGCCCGTAAATGCAAACGGAGAAGTTCTGTTACGGTCCGTAGCATCGCGCGGGAGCGGCGGAAGCGTATCGGAACCAAGTTTCATGGCGCCAGCTTGCTTGCTGGACTTCGGTACACCTTGTTCGAGCTGTTCAATCACGTCGGTGAGCTGATCGCCGAGGTAAATGGAGATGATTGCCGGAGGAGCTTCGTGAGCGCCGAGGCGGTGATCATTGCCAGCACCTGCGCAAGTCATGCGGAGCAAATCTGCATGCGTATCGACGGCATACATGATGGCGCAAATGGCTGTGAGGAACACGGCATTTTGGTGCGGGTCCTTGCCCGGATTGAGCAAATTGCCCTTGCCGTAAGAAAGGCTCCAGTTGTTGTGCTTACCAGAACCGTTCACGCCAGCAAACGGCTTTTCGTGCAACAAGCAAACGAGACCGTAGCGGTCAGCCACATTGCGGAGCGTTTCCATCACGAGCATGTTATGGTCGCAAGCAAGGTTCACTTCTTCAAAAAGCGGAGCAAGTTCGAACTGAGCCGGAGCCACTTCGTTGTGGCGAGTCTTTGCCGGGATGCCAAGCTTCCACAGTTCCTTTTCCACATCGTTCATAAAGTTCAAGATGCGGCTCGGGATGCTGCCAAAGTAATGGTCATTCATTTGTTGGTGCTTTGCAGGAGTAGCACCGAAAATCGTGCGGCCGGCTTGGTACAAGTCCGGGCGTTGCAGATAAAATCTCTTGTCGATGAGGAAGTATTCCTGTTCGGCGCCGAGCGTGACGGTCGTCTTCTTGGGACCAGCCTTGAAGCAAGTCATGAGGCGGCGAGTCGACTTGGAAAGAGCCTGCAAACTGCGGAGGAGCGGAGTCTTCTTGTCGAGAGCTTCACCCGTATAGCTGCAGAAAGCGGTCGGGATGCAAAGCGTAGCACCATTGCCGTGACGCTTGATGAACGCCGGAGAAGTCGGATCCCAAGCCGTATAGCCGCGAGCTTCGAACGTAGAACGGAGGCCGCCACTCGGGAAGCTAGAAGCATCCGGTTCACCGACAATCAAGTTTTTGCCGCTAAAGGCCATAATTGCCTTGCAACCAGACGGTTCAAGGAAGCTGTCATGCTTTTCTGCAGTCGAGCCAGTCAAAGGCTGGAACCAATGCGTAAAGTGCGTTGCACCGCGATCCATTGCCCAGCGCTTCAT
Encoded proteins:
- a CDS encoding PqqD family protein, yielding MKIKNGFVLRDVCGEQVIMGEGVGALDFGRLLCLNETASWLWKQAEAQGDFTVESLTDVLCEEYDVSRDDALKDVASIVNEWQKVNVVE
- a CDS encoding S24/S26 family peptidase, with the translated sequence MISDDFILSEAIRLVDDGVAVTFPVNGVSMLPFIIGGSEKVILERPEGCKRGSVVLAKVETGNYVIHRIVAIDGNHVTLMGDGNLSLREHCNWDDVRAKVVYVVSAKGKKRSLETFWRKCAAKLWYILLPFRRYFLWFYKRVKL
- a CDS encoding glutamine synthetase III, with amino-acid sequence MPAAPANVDFYGEDVFNADAMRTYLPKDICEKLLATIDEGVALDPSIAGDVAHAMKRWAMDRGATHFTHWFQPLTGSTAEKHDSFLEPSGCKAIMAFSGKNLIVGEPDASSFPSGGLRSTFEARGYTAWDPTSPAFIKRHGNGATLCIPTAFCSYTGEALDKKTPLLRSLQALSKSTRRLMTCFKAGPKKTTVTLGAEQEYFLIDKRFYLQRPDLYQAGRTIFGATPAKHQQMNDHYFGSIPSRILNFMNDVEKELWKLGIPAKTRHNEVAPAQFELAPLFEEVNLACDHNMLVMETLRNVADRYGLVCLLHEKPFAGVNGSGKHNNWSLSYGKGNLLNPGKDPHQNAVFLTAICAIMYAVDTHADLLRMTCAGAGNDHRLGAHEAPPAIISIYLGDQLTDVIEQLEQGVPKSSKQAGAMKLGSDTLPPLPRDATDRNRTSPFAFTGNKFEFRAPGSSQSCSEPNVVLNTIVAEAFDLISDQLEKLDDKNFHTGLQKILQKIVKEHKRILYNGNGYTEDWVKEAEKRGLPNIRTSMEALKALTKEENIALFEKYGVMNRAEMISRYEVNCEDFHKRIHIEGEIARDMAKNIILPKVVEAYSNALKTNEMALNQGFPGLDGYAKSLGEGLTRLTAAIDVMEKSLGGLHEGIVDAIAALRKEVDGLEKIVPDELWPLPKYREMLFIY